From the genome of Toxoplasma gondii ME49 chromosome XII, whole genome shotgun sequence:
GGTGGTCGATAAACGCATTTCCACGAAGTTTTCCAGAAGAACAAAGGGCATCTTGTGGCCAAACGGTCCGTGCCCCCCCCCGATCTAGCGCACTACGCTTTCATCAGGCTTGTGTGCTGATGGAGGCCGCCGTGGTCCAGAATTTCCCTTTGAAAAGGACCTGCGTCAAGAACACGAAGCTCCATGCTATCTCCTCGTAAACTGCCCTTTCATATTCCCACTTTTGCAGAGCTGATCTTaattcttcgtctccgtgtcgactggcgtctctcgcgttaTCGCGGAATTGTGACCACCGCTCGCTCGCAGCGCACGCAATATCGGCGTCTGCTGATTGGTAAGCGGTCTTTCTCGAAAACCCGTGTGAGTCGCTTCAGTTTCGACTGTCGGGACGAGACTGACTGGGGACACCGAGAATTTCCCCAGTCAGTCTCGCAAGTTGAGCTAAGTCGAGAGGTCTCTGCTGTTATCGGAAGGACTGTCTAGCAGACTGCCTTCGAGTGTCCCTGGACGCGACCGGTGTCTGCTGACGGCAgtgctcgccttctcgtcgacCTCTTTGCGTGATTCCTGTTTCGCCAGGCGCAGGGAACGCATCTGCTCAGCTTGCATCTGCGACCGCGACCCGGAAAAAACCCGTGCTCTTCGTGGGAAGGGGAATTTCCCTCCCACCCCCCCCCTCCCGGAGCTGGTGGCGTCGCGATGGTCCCGGAGCGTGCCCTACATAGATTGACCAGCCTTTTCTGAGTTGCTTCTTGCCGCTGCAAGTGTGCAAAAACGCTGCTGAAATCAGAAACGCAATTCTGGCGCAACACCGTGCGTGAAGTCCGTGAGGACCGTTTCAACGCTTCCAGCCATTATATTGTTACCAGGCATGCTGTCAGTTCTAACCGGACGAACTGCCGAGCATGCAAAAAACAGACGTCGGCGTGTCACTGGCGTCCATCACACAGGAATCCTTGAGGCGCCGGCTAATGCACGGAGCCATCAAATGTTGTTGGCAGCTCAGTTTCAACACACAATACAAACGAGCAGAGCATAAGCGAGAATTGAGCGGCGTCACATTGTCACCACATTAGAGCGCGCACGTGCTTGTGATGGTCGTCTTGAGACGAGCACGATGAGAGGAACGCATCGCGTTTCTGGGGACTGTAGACGAACACGGTAACCTGTAATAAAACAGTTGAGATAAGCAGCCTACCGGGTTGTTACGTTATCGCAAGTGCAGCGTAAAAACATGGGTGTCCGATCTTTCTTCCGAGTCGGCCCTATTGGTATAAATCCCCGCATGAATTTGCTCCGTCGAGGAGCGCTTCGAAGGACAACGTAAGGCGCTTGCTCGCGGAAGACAGGTCTCACGATAGCCGACAACAAAAAGGTCAGATCCCCGGCGGTNNNNNNNNNNNNNNNNNNNNNNNNNNNNNNNNNNNNNNNNNNNNNNNNNNNNNNNNNNNNNNNNNNNNNNNNNNNNNNNNNNNNNNNNNNNNNNNNNNNNNNNNNNNNNNNNNNNNNNNNNNNNNNNNNNNNNNNNNNNNNNNNNNNNNNNNNNNNNNNNNNNNNNNNNNNNNNNNNNNNNNNNNNNNNNNNNNNNNNNNNNNNNNNNNNNNNNNNNNNNNNNNNNNNNNNNNNNNNNNNNNNNNNNNNNNNNNNNNNNNNNNNNNNNNNNNNNNNNNNNNNNNNNNNNNNNNNNNNNNNNNNNNNNNNNNNNNNNNNNNNNNNNNNNNNNNNNNNNNNNNNNNNNNNNNNNNNNNNNNNNNNNNNNNNNNNNNNNNNNNNNNNNNNNNNNNNNNNNNNNNNNNNNNNNNNNNNNNNNNNNNNNNNNNNNNNNNNNNNNNNNNNNNNNNNNNNNNNNNNNNNNNNNNNNNNNNNNNNNNNNNNNNNNNNNNNNNNNNNNNNNNNNNNNNNNNNNNNNNNNNNNNNNNNNNNNNNNNNNNNNNNNNNNNNNNNNNNNNNNNNNNNNNNNNNNNNNNNNNNNNNNNNNNNNNNNNNNTCCTGCGGACTGGCCTACCCAGCTGCATAAACGAAACTGACACGACGTCGGCACTTGGATAACGTTCTGGGAGAAGGCGTTCGCGCTGCAGGTTGACGGCACGGACCGAAGAGGGCAGGACGGTACCTTCCTGTAGTGGAAAGACAATTTGAGCAGAAGCACCCCCAACCTCGACCACGCCAGCAAGGTCATTGCGGCAATGCTTCACCCCGTATTCATCAATCATGCACCTAGCTGGGTCTTCGCCTAGCCGTCTGGACAGGTGGTTGAGCGTGATAAACGCGAAGAGGCCTTCCTCAGCTCCTGTGATCGGTCGTGTCCAGAAAGGATTGGTGAAGAATTTGTATCCGTGTGCAGGCGACGGATTGTTGATGAGGTGACGCAAAAGGACAAAGAGGGCGTCGCGGTACCATTCGTGGAAGTCGCGAACTCCTGCTGTGCTGCAAAGCATTACTGGAATGCCCAACGCCTTGACCTGGACCTTTTGTTTCTCATTGAGCTGTGAGTCCAAAATGGCAaccgtgtcttcttccaagAGTTGCATGAGTTTCTTCGCCCCTCGTGCATCTGAGGGACGTACTGGAAGAGAAGTCTGGCATCAACGGGCCTCGACTCCCAGTCCTTTCCAGCGTAAGTGTCCAGCCACTCTTCTAAAACTACACGAAGTCCTGTGAACAGTTTACCCTCGCGGATGAGTCGAATACTGTCTGGGTCAATGCTACGGCCTCTATTTGGACATGACCGGGTTTTCGCCAAGAAAACATTCGTCCTCGTCGAACTACTGCCTGCATCGATTACAACAAGTGCTTGCAAGGAATCGTGGCACCGAGTTTCCAGATTTCGGAGGGTCTGCAGGTGTGTCTTCCCGACATTAATCCTCTTTTCAGGCAACTAGCGCTAGGACGACACTGCCGCGTTACTGAGTTAAAACAGACACGACTGACGCAGTTACTTGGTGAAGGAACGGACACATGCGTATTCCAAACTTGTAGAGCCGATAAAAATGTTCCCGGTTCAATGCAGTGGACTCTAGAGCGGAGGACAGGTCAACTGATTCGTGATCCAAAACCCAGATTTCCGCGGTCGCGGGGGTGACGTCGTAGGGCGGGTTGAGGAATACAGGCGAGCTCACTGTTGCAGCTCGGCGGTAGATGCTTATGGTTCTTGAGGAAAATTAGGAGTGAGCCTGCTTACTTCGAGATTTGTGAAGTCAGGAGGCTGCGGTCTAGACCCGTTGTGTGCGCTTGCCCGGATGGTACGAAAGCCAACTGAGCGGAACCGGTTTGTGGACGATCTAGTGGCGGCTTGCAGCGACATGTGATACGAGTTTCTCTGCATATTTCTTCATTTACAGCAAAACGTCTACATACTATTTTTCATAGTATTTTCATCGTGAATTGAAAATAGGACAGAATCGTCAACAGCAGCTGTTCATCCGGCTGACTCCGTTGCCGTACACACGATATGGCGCAATATGACGCAGCCACAGAGAGCAAGTAGAGTTTTCTATTTCGGCCCGTGTCAGCAAGACGTATCAGATGAGAGGCCGGACATTTTCGGAACATCGAAGCAGTTTAAAAGTGTCGCAATGAGTTGGAATTTCGGAAAAGAACTGGACGACATGGGTATCGATCCCATTACCTCTCGCATGCTAAGCGAGCGCTCTACCATTTGAGCTAGACGCCCTAGGAGGGTCGTCTTACTGGGGGGTCCCTCCAAATCCATGTTATGCCCTCTTGCAgtgtgtttcgttttttctcttttcactTGATTTATATCGCCGAACAACATCCGCGAGAGAAGTCAATTTGATCTCGTGCATCTTCTTTCCGGCGTCTCACTGACAACATGCGTCAACCGCGTATATCTGCCAACACTTGGCGCCATTGTGAGCATGTACATCCGGGACATGCGTGAATTCAttcgctttttttttcaTTGTAGGGTCGGAAGTCCATCTTCGTTCGTTAATTTACCTTCTCGGTCGGTGCTGTTCGCGACCaatgtatgtacgtatgttCGAAGCACGTAACAGGACCAGCAGCAGCGTCACAATATGATTCGACGGGCTGCTCCGTGTGTCGCCACCTGATAACCAATAAGACAATTATAGTCAATTGATTAGTATACGCTTTATAATTTGACAAGAATCTAAGGAAATAACACGGGTCAAGCGGGAAAGACGCCGTCATACTTGACCTCTCTTCCGTAGCACGCTGAAAATGACAGGTCGGCATTTCTACTCCTTGAGTTCTGTTCTGAGATTGAATGGGATAGAGGTACGGACCACAAGGCACCTGATGACGCATGCcaaaaaacaaacgaaaaGGTCAAAGCTACTGCTGGGTGCCTAACCTAAATAGATTGACCAGCCTTTTCTGAGTTGCTTCTTGCCGCTGCAAGTGTGCAAAAACGCTGCTGAAATCAGAAACGCAATTCTGGCGCGACACCGTGCGTGAAGTCCGTGAGGACCGTTTCAACGCTTCCAGCCATTATATTGTTACCAGGCATGCTGTCAGTTCTAACCGGACGAACTGCCGAGCATGCAAAAAACAGACGTCGGCGTGTCACTGGCGTCTATCACACAGGAATCCTTGAGGCGCCGGCTAATGCACGGAGCCATCAAATGTTGTTGGCAGCTCAGTTTCAACACACAATACAAACGAGCAGAGCATAAGCGAGAATTGAGCGGCGTCACATTGTCACCACATTAGAGCGCGCACGTGCTTGTGATGGTCGTCTTGAGACGAGCACGATGAGAGGAACGCATTGCGTTTCTGGGGACTGTAGACGAACACGGTAACCTGTAATAAAACAGTTGAGATAAGCAGCCTACCGGGTTGTTACGTTATCGCAAGTGCAGCGTAAAAACATGGGTGTCCGATCTTCTTCCGAGTCGGCCCTATTGGTATAAATCCCGCATGAATTTGCTCCGTCGAGGAGCGCTTCGAAGGACAACGTAAGGCGCTTGCTCGCGGAAGACAGGTCTCACGATAGCCGACAACAAAAAGGTCAGATCCCCGGCGTATCACCACTAGAGAACTACCTCTCCGCAAGTCCTCGACTCATCTGAACTGTATGACACAGGAGTATGAAAGACACTGGTGTAGCAAGCACGANNNNNNNNNNNNNNNNNNNNNNNNNNNNNNNNNNNNNNNNNNNNNNNNNNNNNNNNNNNNNNNNNNNNNNNNNNNNNNNNNNNNNNNNNNNNNNNNNNNNNNNNNNNNNNNNNNNNNNNNNNNNNNNNNNNNNNNNNNNNNNNNNNNNNNNNNNNNNNNNNNNNNNNNNNNNNNNNNNNNNNNNNNNNNNNNNNNNNNNNNNNNNNNNNNNNNNNNNNNNNNNNNNNNNNNNNNNNNNNNNNNNNNNNNNNNNNNNNNNNNNNNNNNNNNNNNNNNNNNNNNNNNNNNNNNNNNNNNNNNNNNNNNNNNNNNNNNNNNNNNNNNNNNNNNNNNNNNNNNNNNNNNNNNNNNNNNNNNNNNNNNNNNNNNNNNNNNNNNNNNNNNNNNNNNNNNNNNNNNNNNNNNNNNNNNNNNNNNNNNNNNNNNNNNNNNNNNNNNNNNNNNNNNNNNNNNNNNNNNNNNNNNNNNNNNNNNNNNNNNNNNNNNNNNNNNNNNNNNNNNNNNNNNNNNNNNNNNNNNNNNNNNNNNNNNNNNNNNNNNNNNNNNNNNNNNNNNNNNNNNNNNNNNNNNNNNNNNNNNNNNNNNNNNNNNNNNNNNNNNNNNNNNNNNNNNNNNNNNNNNNNNNNNNNNNNNNNNNNNNNNNNNNNNNNNNNNNNNNNNNNNNNNNNNNNNNNNNNNNNNNNNNNNNNNNNNNNNNNNNNNNNNNNNNNNNNNNNNNNNNNNNNNNNNNNNNNNNNNNNNNNNNNNNNNNNNNNNNNNNNNNNNNNNNNNNNNNNNNNNNNNNNNNNNNNNNNNNNNNNNNNNNNNNNNNNNNNNNNNNNNNNNNNNNNNNNNNNNNNNNNNNNNNNNNNNNNNNNNNNNNNNNNNNNNNNNNNNNNNNNNNNNNNNNNNNNNNNNNNNNNNNNNNNNNNNNNNNNNNNNNNNNNNNNNNNNNNNNNNNNNNNNNNNNNNNNNNNNNNNNNNNNNNNNNNNNNNNNNNNNNNGACGCAAAAGGACAAAGAGGGCGTCGCGGTACCATTCGTGAAGTCGCGAACTCCTGCTGTGCTGCAAAGCATTACTGGGAATGCCCAACGCCTTGACCTGGACCTTTTGTTCCTCATTGAGCTGTGAGTCCAAAATGGCAaccgtgtcttcttccaagAGTTGCATGAGTTTCTTCGCCCCCTCGTGCATCTGAGGGACGTACTGGAAGAGAAGTCTGGCATCAACGGGCCTCGACTCCCAGTCCTTTCCAGCGTAAGTGTCCAGCCACTCTTCTAAAACTACACGAAGTCCTGTGAACCGTTTACCCTCGCGGATGAGTCGAATACTGTCTGGGTCAATGCTACGGCCTCTATTTGGACATGACCGGGTTTTCGCCAAGAAAACATTCGTCCTCGTCGAACTACTGCCTGCATCGATTACAACAAGTGCTTGCAAGGAATCGTGGCACCGAGTTTCCAGATTTCGGAGGGTCTGCAGGTGTGTCTTCCCGACATTAATCCGCTTTTCAGTGTCAGCGTCCACTCCCCGGAGTGACGATGAGTCTGTGCCAAGGCTTCCATGTGGGAGGGACAAACTAACTCCAAACACCAGCAAGAGAGGCACATGCACCGGCAACCACATGATGCCTACCTATAAACGGCAGCTGATTCGTATGAACACAACAGCAAAGGCAAGACGCGTCGATCGTCAAAAAAACTGAACAGCAGCTCGAACCTGGTTCTACTGACCGCTTTGGTGACGCGGAAAGTACACTGGAAGCTGCGGTAGAATGAAAGAGGTACCGGGATCGGATACAATGAGGACTCCGGGTAGGACGTGCGCGGTGCTCGAGGCCGAGTATGACGTGCGAACGGATCGGCTACGGCAGTTTGTTAACGATGAGTGCCCAATGACGCTTCGGTGATCTGTCGTGAACGGAAtttgtttgtgtctcgtattcgaagagagacgcgaacgagGTATGCGTCACTAACACCTCGCGAAGCGGTCGGCTGTGCCTGGCGCGTGCACCCTGAAATGTGCGCCGAAGTGCCGTGTGAAAGTGGCTGCCAAACTCTGGCCCCGGTGCCCTTTGAGACGCGAGTTACGGCTGGCTTGGCTGCAGCGTCACTCACCCTAGAACACCGAACAACTGGAGAGACTGAGACAGCGACAAGCATGTTTGTCCTGAACTGCTCATCCACCGACCGTTTCATGTGCTCAAATAAGTGAAGTGGCATGGTCAGTGTGATATCCGAGCAGATTACGGGCGAGGGCCATCGCGACAACGTTGCCAAGTTACATAATTGAAACAGACCAGACGGACGCAGTTACTTGGTGAGGGAACAGACACATGCGTATTCCAAACTTGTAGAACCGATAAAAATGTTCCCGGTTCAATGCAGTGGACTCGAGAGCGGAGGACAGGTCAACTGATTCGTGATCCAAAACCCAGATTTCCGCGGTCGCGGGGGTGACGTCGTAGGGCGGGTTGAGGAATACAGGCGAGCTCACTGTTGCAGCTTGGCGGTAGATGCTTATGGTTCTTGAGGAAAATTAGGAGTGAGCCTGCTTACTTCGAGATTTGTGAAGTCAGGAGGCTGCGGTCTAGACCCGTTGTGTGCGCTTGCCCGGATGGTACGAAAGCCAACTGAGCGGAACAGGTTTGTGGACGATCTAGTGGCGACTTGCAGCGACATGTGATACGAGTTTCTCTGCATATTTCTTCATTTACAGCAAAACGTCTACATACTATTTTTCATAGTATTTTCATCGTGAATTGAAAATAGGACAGAATCGTCAACAGCAGCTGTTCATCCGGCTGACTCCGTTGCCGTACACACGATATGGCGCAGTATGACGCAGCCACAGAGAGCAAGTAGAGTTTTCTATTTCGGCCCGTGTCAGCAAGACGTATCAGATGAGAGGCCGGACATTTTCGGAACATCGAAGCAGTTTAAAAGTGTCGCAATGAGTTGGAATTTCGGAAAAGAACTGGACGACATGGGTATCGATCCCATTACCTCTCGCATGCTAAGCGAGCGCTCTACCATTTGAGCTAGACGCCCTGGTGGTCGGCACGCACTTCCAGTCCTCTCCGAAATCGGGTTGCGccctcttcgcgtctctcatttcctccccttcctcaCGATTTCCATCGTCCAACGACATCCGCAAGAGAAGTCATTCTGGTCTCGAGCACCTCCGTTTCTGTGGTAAATGGATCTTGTGCGTCAGCCGCTGAGGCCTACACTAGTGTGGCGCCacggtctgcatgcacagtcgGGACAAGCATTGTCCTCACTGCCGCAACTCGAAAGTAAAAAAGCATTCGATTCCCTCTCTGTAGAACTGTGCGTCCCCGTTCTTTGTTCCCTCCTTTGCTGTTTGATGGCCAGGGACCTTTCTTGTCGATGAATGTGGGCCTTTTCAGGACTCAGTTTTAGATAACGAGGTAACACTGGTCGGGTAGAAAAGAACGATTTTACACCATTATTCCTCTTACACCGTCGGAAAGACAGACTCCTAggtgtcttctctgctcatGCTGCCCTATATAGATTGAATATGATAAAAGATCGGACAAGACATGTAATTAATGATGTAAAGGACAGTGATGCGGCTGTGTGCCTAACCTACATAGATTGACCAGCCTTTTCTGAGTTGCTTCTTGCCGCTGCAAGTGTGCAAAAACGCTGCTGAAATCAGAAACGCAATTCTGGCGCGACACCGTGCGTGAAGTCCGTGAGGACCGTTTCAACGCTTCCAGCCATTATATTGTTACCAGGCATGCTGTCAGTTCTAACCGGGCGAACTGCCGAGCATGCAAAAAACAGACGTCGGCGTGTCACTGGCGTCTATCACACAGGAATCCTTGAGGCGCCGGCTAATGCACGGAGCCATCAAATGTTGTTGGCAGCTCAGTTTCAACACACAATACAAACGAGCAGAGCATAAGCGAGAATTGAGCGGCGTCACATTGTCACCACATTAGAGCGCGCACGTGCTTGTGATGGTCGTCTTGAGACGAGCACGATGAGAGGAACGCATCGCGTTTCTGGGGACTGTAGACGAACACGGTAACCTGTAATAAAACAGTTGAGATAAGCAGCCTACCGGGTTGTTACGTTATCGCAAGTGCAGCGTAAAAACATGGGTGTCCGATCTTCTTCCGAGTCGGCCCTATTGGTATAAATCCCGCATGAATTTGCTCCGTCGAGGAGCGCTTCGAAGGACAACGTAAGGCGCTTGCTCGCGGAAGACAGGTCTCACGATAGCCGACAACAAAAAGGTCAGATCCCCGGCGTATCACCACTAGAGAACTACCTCTCCGCAAGTCCTCGACTCATCTGAACTGTATGACACAGGAGTATGAAAGACACTGGTGTAGCAAGCACGATCTTCTCCGATAATAGGCGACACCATCAATCGACATTTCACAGATTGTGAGAATATCCCGCCTCATAAGCGGTACGTCCCCATTCTTCAGTGAGAGAGGACGTGGTGAAGAATGACTCCTACTTGCCACCCANNNNNNNNNNNNNNNNNNNNNNNNNNNNNNNNNNNNNNNNNNNNNNNNNNNNNNNNNNNNNNNNNNNNNNNNNNNNNNNNNNNNNNNNNNNNNNNNNNNNNNNNNNNNNNNNNNNNNNNNNNNNNNNNNNNNNNNNNNNNNNNNNNNNNNNNNNNNNNNNNNNNNNNNNNNNNNNNNNNNNNNNNNNNNNNNNNNNNNNNNNNNNNNNNNNNNNNNNNNNNNNNNNNNNNNNNNNNNNNNNNNNNNNNNNNNNNNNNNNNNNNNNNNNNNNNNNNNNNNNNNNNNNNNNNNNNNNNNNNNNNNNNNNNNNNNNNNNNNNNNNNNNNNNNNNNNNNNNNNNNNNNNNNNNNNNNNNNNNNNNNNNNNNNNNNNNNNNNNNNNNNNNNNNNNNNNNNNNNNNNNNNNNNNNNNNNNNNNNNNNNNNNNNNNNNNNNNNNNNNNNNNNNNNNNNNNNNNNNNNNNNNNNNNNNNNNNNNNNNNNNNNNNNNNNNNNNNNNNNNNNNNNNNNNNNNNNNNNNNNNNNNNNNNNNNNNNNNNNNNNNNNNNNNNNNNNNNNNNNNNNNNNNNNNNNNNNNNNNNNNNNNNNNNNNNNNNNNNNNNNNNNNNNNNNNNNNNNNNNNNNNNNNNNNNNNNNNNNNNNNNNNNNNNNNNNNNNNNNNNNNNNNNNNNNNNNNNNNNNNNNNNNNNNNNNNNNNNNNNNNNNNNNNNNNNNNNNNNNNNNNNNNNNNNNNNNNNNNNNNNNNNNNNNNNNNNNNNNNNNNNNNNNNNNNNNNNNNNNNNNNNNNNNNNNNNNNNNNNNNNNNNNNNNNNNNNNNNNNNNNNNNNNNNNNNNNNNNNNNNNNNNNNNNNNNNNNNNNNNNNNNNNNNNNNNNNNNNNNNNNNNNNNNNNNNNNNNNNNNNNNNNNNNNNNNNNNNNNNNNNNNNNNNNNNNNNNNNNNNNNNNNNNNNNNNNNNNNNNNNNNNNNNNNNNNNNNNNNNNNNNNNNNNNNNNNNNNNNNNNNNNNNNNNNNNNNNNNNNNNNNNNNNNNNNNNNNNNNNNNNNNNNNNNNNNNNNNNNNNNNNNNNNNNNNNNNNNNNNNNNNNNNNNNNNNNNNNNNNNNNNNNNNNNNNNNNNNNNNNNNNNNNNNNNNNNNNNNNNNNNNNNNNNNNNNNNNNNNNNNNNNNCAAAGAGGGCGTCGCGGTACCATTCGTGGAAGTCGCGAACTCCTGCTGTGCTGCAAAGCATACTGGGAATGCCCAACGCCTTGACCTGGACCTTTTGTTTCTCATTGAGCTGTGAGTCCAAAATGGCAaccgtgtcttcttccaagAGTTGCATGAGTTTCTTCGCCCCCTCGTGCATCTGAGGGACGTACTGGAAGAGAAGTCTGGCATCAACGGGCCTCGACTCCCAGTCCTTTCCAGCGTAAGTGTCCAGCCACTCTTCTAAAACTACACGAAGTCCTGCGAACCGCTTGCCAGCGCCGATGAGTTGAATACTGTCTGGGTCAATGCTACGGCCTTTATTTGGGCATGACCGGGTTTTCGCCAAGAAAACATTCGTCCTCGTCGAACTACTGCCTGCATCGATTACAACAAGTGCTTGCAAGGAATCGTGGCACCGAGTTTCCAGATTTCGGAGGGTCTGCAGGTGTTTCTTCCCGACATTAATCCGCTTTTCAGTGTCAGCGTCCACTCCCCGGAGTGACGATGAGTCTGTGCCAAGGCTTCCTTGTGGGAGGGACAAACTAACTCCAAACACCAGCAAGAGAGGCACATACACCGGCAACCACATGATGCCTACCTATAAACGGCAGCTGATTCGTACGAACACAACAGTAAAGGCAAGACGCGTCGATCGTCAAAAAAACTGAACAGCAGCTCGAACCTGGTTCTACTGACCGCTTTGGTGACGCGGAAAGTACACTGGAAGCTGCGGTAGAATGAAAGAGGTACCGGGATCGACCGGTGCGGCTTCTTTAACCCCAGGTTTCTGTTATCATGGGAGCTGCTCCTGGGCTACCCCCAACGTCGCTTCCGCGGGCGCGTCGGTGCCACCCAGCTTTCCCCTCACTCACCCCGCCGCTGCGTTCGCTTTTTGGTGTGTCTCCCGGTCGGGTGTTGCCGACGATGTAGACGCGCGATGGGCTCAGTATGCTTTCAATTCAACGCTCCTCCGCCGGTCAAGCTGTGCTGCCCTTCGTTTTTTATAGTAAAAACGTCTTCGGAGCGTTGCATCTACGACCCCTACACTACTTCACCTCTAGAACGGACGATTTTTCGTGGCCTACGGAGAAAATGGCGAAGATCTCGCGCGTTGGTGGCGGCCGCCGCGCCCTTACCCGGCCCCTGGCGGCGACTCTCGgttttttcctcctctctcccgcgaGTTTGACTCAGGTTCTGTTCGGGTCGGAGGCTCCGAACGGAGTTGTGTCAGTTCGTGCATCAGACGTCAACACCGAGGGAGATGCCACGGTTGCGAACCCCGAGGAGCGCGGCGAACTGGGGCAGGACTTGCCGAGCGCCGACGACGTGAACGAGGCAGGTGAGTCTGCACAGGACGGTGTCGAGGCCGCAGACCTAGAAGAGGTCGCTGAACTCTTcggtggagaaggcggactGGCGGGTCTTAGTGATTTCTTTAGAGACGCAGTGGGTTCCAACGAATTCAACGACACGCTTGAAGCGCTCGCTGAAGGCGTTGGCCTTCCCAAAGAACACCCCTTTACTTCAGAGACTGAGTCTGTCGAGGCTGGGGTTGTTCCGGAACCTGAATCGGTCGAGGCCGAAGTTGTTCCTGGACATGAAGGTCTTTCGGAGGCTGACATTGTTCCGCCCGAAGTTTTTTCTGAGCCTGAAGCTATTCCGGAGGCTGACATTGTTCCGCCCGAAGTTTTTTCTGAGCCTGAAGCTATTCCGGAGGCTGACATTGTTCCGCCCGAAGTTTTTTCTGAACCTGAAGCTATTCCGGAGGCTGACATTGTTCCGCCCGAAGTTTTTTCTGAACCTGAAGCTATTCCGGAGGCTGACAATGTTCAGCATGAAGTTGTTCAGTCACCTGAAACCATGGGGGTTGAAACCTCACTATTTGGGAGTGAAGCTGCTGGAGAGCTCCAGGAGCCGGAGTTGGCTGGTGAAACCCGAGTCACGACCGCACTGCCTTTCCTAGATGACAACAATTCTCTAACGATGGACATGGAGAACGCAGTCGGCATGGAAGGGGACGCCACCACCATGGGAGGCCTTGCGAGTTTCGCGACTGAAGAAGCTCACGCGAAACCACAGGAGGACGCGGCTTACGGCAACAAGGCGAGGATCGCGTCGCAGACGCAGCAACCTGCCAAAGCGTCCCTGATGAAAAGGATCGGAGCCACGATTGCCTCACTCCTCGCTATGGGGGGTCTGGCGTACGCTGGTCACAAGTATTTCCGCGGCCAGTCCGCCGCTTCTGGGTCGCAGCAGCCTGCGGCCGGCGACAAGAAGGACTAATTTTCTCTAGATCCAAGCCTCGGAACGTTCTACGGGCACAACGCCTCGATGTTTTTTCAGAATCCTCGCGCTCACGTAAACAATATTGGGTATGTGGCAGAAGCCCGTGCGGCACTGTCACGTACACAGCACAAGTGGAGAGGCAAAGCAGGCGGATAGCATCGGGAAATTGACAAGCTAGACTCTTTAGTGACGATGTCCCCGAATCCCTCCTTTCGTGAAGCTTCCGAGGATAAGCAGAGAT
Proteins encoded in this window:
- a CDS encoding NTPase II (encoded by transcript TGME49_277270~3' partial because of sequencing gaps. Supported by RNAseq.~Signal peptide predicted by SignalP 2.0 HMM (probability 0.998) with cleavage site probability 0.918 at residue 25), with translation MWLPVHVPLLLVFGVSLSLPHGSLGTDSSSLRGVDADTEKRINVGKTHLQTLRNLETRCHDSLQALVVIDAGSSSTRTNVFLAKTRSCPNRGRSIDPDSIRLIREGKRFTGLRVVLEEWLDTYAGKDWESRPVDARLLFQYVPQMHEGAKKLMQLLEEDTVAILDSQLNEEQKVQVKALGIPVMLCSTAGVRDFHEWYRDALFVLLRHLINNPSPAHGYKFFTNPFWTRPITGAEEGLFAFITLNHLSRRLGEDPARCMIDEYGVKHCRNDLAGVVEVGGASAQIVFPLQEGTVLPSSVRAVNLQRERLLPERYPSADVVSVSFMQLGRPVRR
- a CDS encoding NTPase I (encoded by transcript TGME49_277240~3' partial because of sequencing gap. Supported by RNAseq.~Signal peptide predicted by SignalP 2.0 HMM (probability 0.999) with cleavage site probability 0.837 at residue 25); translation: MWLPVYVPLLLVFGVSLSLPQGSLGTDSSSLRGVDADTEKRINVGKKHLQTLRNLETRCHDSLQALVVIDAGSSSTRTNVFLAKTRSCPNKGRSIDPDSIQLIGAGKRFAGLRVVLEEWLDTYAGKDWESRPVDARLLFQYVPQMHEGAKKLMQLLEEDTVAILDSQLNEKQKVQVKALGIPSMLCSTAGVRDFHEWYRDALF
- a CDS encoding hypothetical protein (encoded by transcript TGME49_277230), whose amino-acid sequence is MLSIQRSSAGQAVLPFVFYSKNVFGALHLRPLHYFTSRTDDFSWPTEKMAKISRVGGGRRALTRPLAATLGFFLLSPASLTQVLFGSEAPNGVVSVRASDVNTEGDATVANPEERGELGQDLPSADDVNEAGESAQDGVEAADLEEVAELFGGEGGLAGLSDFFRDAVGSNEFNDTLEALAEGVGLPKEHPFTSETESVEAGVVPEPESVEAEVVPGHEGLSEADIVPPEVFSEPEAIPEADIVPPEVFSEPEAIPEADIVPPEVFSEPEAIPEADIVPPEVFSEPEAIPEADNVQHEVVQSPETMGVETSLFGSEAAGELQEPELAGETRVTTALPFLDDNNSLTMDMENAVGMEGDATTMGGLASFATEEAHAKPQEDAAYGNKARIASQTQQPAKASLMKRIGATIASLLAMGGLAYAGHKYFRGQSAASGSQQPAAGDKKD